The following proteins come from a genomic window of Streptomyces sp. NBC_01716:
- a CDS encoding PIG-L deacetylase family protein: MNAPTALTHTSAQPIALPVPDATGIYTFPDDLDHAHHQWTHQLLTRHRTHDHQVIELMAPHSGQPHFIELRRPADRPVLALEPHHDDFTLSAAGTFLAHPRPLTVATVFTRSTSVHPSLENAYNTESAVSHLRDREGAAALAPFAATRLALGHKDAEPPYRPYGQDRLDQITEQLRSIVAAHPHAELLAPAAVTRHPDHLLVHEAAVSLGCRWFWEDLAFWSTYALAGCDQHLFHSRTRAALVPSQVDITSVVLDKCTVLRMHGSQMYPARKMYRPIRHAWTVAADLLGSSGTYAERFYRTESL; this comes from the coding sequence ATGAACGCCCCAACCGCCCTCACCCACACCTCCGCACAGCCAATCGCCCTGCCGGTGCCGGACGCGACAGGGATCTACACGTTCCCCGACGACCTCGACCACGCCCACCACCAGTGGACCCACCAGCTCCTCACCCGTCACCGCACCCACGACCACCAAGTCATCGAGCTGATGGCGCCGCACAGCGGCCAACCCCACTTCATCGAGCTGCGCCGCCCGGCCGACCGTCCCGTCCTCGCGCTCGAACCGCACCACGACGACTTCACGCTCTCGGCCGCCGGCACCTTCCTCGCCCACCCCCGCCCACTCACCGTCGCCACGGTCTTCACCCGCTCCACCAGCGTCCACCCGTCCCTGGAAAACGCTTACAACACCGAGTCCGCCGTCTCCCACCTGCGGGATCGCGAAGGTGCCGCCGCCCTGGCCCCATTCGCGGCGACCCGCCTCGCCCTCGGCCACAAGGACGCGGAACCTCCGTACCGCCCATACGGCCAAGACCGCCTCGACCAGATCACAGAGCAACTCCGCTCGATCGTCGCCGCCCACCCGCACGCCGAACTCCTCGCCCCCGCCGCCGTCACCCGCCACCCCGACCACCTGCTCGTACACGAGGCCGCGGTCAGCCTCGGGTGCCGCTGGTTCTGGGAGGATCTGGCGTTCTGGTCCACCTACGCGCTCGCGGGCTGCGACCAGCACCTCTTCCACTCCCGTACCCGGGCGGCGCTCGTGCCCTCGCAGGTCGACATCACCTCGGTGGTACTCGACAAGTGCACCGTCCTGCGGATGCACGGCTCGCAGATGTACCCGGCCCGGAAGATGTACCGGCCGATCCGGCACGCCTGGACCGTCGCCGCCGACCTCCTGGGCAGTTCCGGCACGTACGCAGAGCGCTTCTACCGGACGGAGTCGCTGTGA
- a CDS encoding glycosyltransferase, which yields MTSTAPGLTVVIPAHNEAAYLPRYLPTVLASLAQWEAASGEQGEVIVVDNASTDATADMAASFGVCVISESVRSIGRVRNAGATAARSPRLFFTDADVALPIEAIGAAASALDAGAVGGAIPPLYTPDRLGARLLCAYWDHYRARHGGAQGVAQFTTAAAFKTIGGYREDLLMSEDVDFFARLTTHGRAANASVKILDDLRVRPSTRRYDQWSSLRMLWWQNPVTARLRLRSPRMWRHWYETTVR from the coding sequence ATGACCAGCACCGCCCCCGGCCTGACGGTAGTCATTCCCGCCCACAACGAAGCCGCCTACCTGCCGCGCTACCTGCCGACCGTCCTCGCCTCCCTCGCGCAGTGGGAGGCCGCGAGCGGTGAGCAAGGGGAGGTGATTGTCGTCGACAACGCCTCCACCGATGCCACCGCCGACATGGCTGCCTCATTCGGGGTCTGCGTGATCAGCGAGTCCGTCCGCAGCATCGGCCGGGTACGCAACGCCGGTGCGACCGCTGCGCGCAGCCCTCGGCTGTTCTTCACCGACGCCGATGTCGCCTTGCCCATCGAGGCAATCGGCGCGGCAGCATCCGCGTTGGACGCCGGAGCCGTCGGCGGAGCGATCCCACCGCTCTACACACCGGACCGCCTCGGGGCACGGCTGCTGTGCGCGTACTGGGACCACTACCGCGCCCGCCACGGTGGCGCACAGGGGGTCGCCCAGTTCACCACCGCCGCCGCGTTCAAGACGATCGGTGGCTACCGCGAAGACCTGCTCATGAGCGAGGACGTCGACTTCTTCGCCCGCCTGACCACCCACGGCCGCGCCGCCAACGCATCGGTCAAGATCCTGGACGACCTGCGCGTACGCCCCTCCACCCGCCGTTACGACCAATGGTCGAGCCTCCGGATGCTGTGGTGGCAGAACCCCGTCACCGCCCGTCTCCGGCTCAGGTCCCCGCGCATGTGGCGCCACTGGTACGAGACCACCGTCCGATGA
- a CDS encoding phosphotransferase family protein, with the protein MNASPVVPTVPPMVSRACGLFLRSPAKTAERLTAGSRTAVYRVALHHGPSVIVKLYSHTARRNALTEATAIRAVSAAVPVPRVLGYGTTSTTGATALITSDLGPDTLGSAVRSGSVPRSHALRDLGTLLGRVHEAPVTTAARRRLAVETVASLSRRCPPDVLDRLAPALALITGTPDEASTVWCHGDPHLDNVVLAGTRQTRHLVDFTDAAPRRREADLAHALVMTDAHAQWDRHAFLGAYPHVVSDTHLAAWSAFVTVSCWTHAGPGNNRTAWSNRLTELSRRTPHLFRPHPGHSHTPHARWRAR; encoded by the coding sequence ATGAACGCCTCCCCCGTCGTCCCAACCGTCCCGCCGATGGTCTCGCGCGCCTGCGGCCTGTTCCTGAGAAGTCCCGCCAAGACCGCCGAACGCCTGACGGCGGGCTCTCGTACCGCCGTCTACCGTGTCGCCCTCCACCACGGCCCGAGCGTGATCGTGAAGCTCTACTCCCACACCGCACGCCGGAATGCCCTCACCGAAGCCACGGCGATACGTGCGGTCTCAGCTGCCGTGCCCGTACCGAGGGTGCTCGGTTACGGCACCACCTCTACCACCGGCGCCACCGCCTTGATCACCTCGGACTTGGGCCCGGACACCCTCGGCTCTGCCGTTCGCTCGGGCAGCGTCCCGCGCTCCCATGCACTCAGAGACCTCGGCACGCTACTCGGCCGCGTGCACGAAGCACCGGTCACCACTGCGGCCCGTCGGCGCCTCGCGGTTGAAACGGTCGCCTCCCTGAGTCGCCGCTGCCCGCCCGACGTACTCGACCGGCTCGCCCCCGCCCTTGCCCTCATCACCGGCACACCAGACGAGGCGTCCACCGTGTGGTGCCACGGTGACCCCCACCTCGACAACGTGGTCCTCGCCGGCACCCGGCAGACCCGTCACCTGGTCGACTTCACCGACGCCGCCCCTAGGCGCCGCGAGGCGGACCTGGCACACGCTCTCGTCATGACCGACGCCCACGCACAGTGGGACCGGCACGCCTTCCTCGGCGCCTATCCCCACGTCGTGAGCGACACCCACCTCGCGGCATGGTCGGCCTTCGTCACCGTGAGCTGCTGGACCCACGCCGGCCCCGGCAACAACCGGACCGCCTGGTCCAACCGGTTGACCGAGCTGTCCCGTCGGACGCCACACCTCTTCCGACCCCATCCGGGGCACTCCCACACACCGCACGCGAGATGGAGAGCCCGATGA
- a CDS encoding glycosyltransferase family 8 protein, whose amino-acid sequence MYAFGLCLDQRYLVPGLAAVTALADSLTPRARRDVALRVLTLDLTPSKAVLLSHLARRAGFSSFDLAQRAPLNTARMADASYISVATYLRFEFTAEFVRRPYVIYVDADTLVRGDLSAPLNDLRPGEVGAVRDEFGPSVGDSHALPGVADRWPHLKGRPYYNAGLLWAHVADLPRVRRGVGHALVRQRRHIHHNDQDALNLWLLHAGRVRPVGPGYNRFELGRFLERGNWARRVVARSPRPDAAAPLVHFVGPEKPWQAACPGTEEVREYRAHLRRTMRHVRALGSTHAEQPELR is encoded by the coding sequence GTGTACGCATTCGGCTTGTGCCTCGACCAGCGCTACCTCGTCCCCGGACTGGCCGCCGTCACCGCCCTCGCCGACAGCCTCACTCCACGGGCTCGTCGGGACGTCGCGCTGCGTGTCCTCACCCTCGACCTGACTCCGTCCAAGGCCGTGCTCCTCTCACACCTCGCGCGACGGGCCGGATTCAGCTCGTTCGACCTGGCCCAGCGCGCCCCGCTCAATACCGCGCGGATGGCGGACGCCTCGTACATCAGCGTCGCGACCTACCTGCGGTTCGAGTTCACCGCCGAGTTCGTCCGACGCCCGTATGTGATCTACGTCGATGCCGACACTCTCGTCCGAGGCGACCTGAGCGCACCGCTGAACGACTTGCGCCCCGGTGAAGTGGGCGCTGTACGGGATGAGTTCGGCCCGTCGGTCGGCGACAGTCACGCCCTGCCGGGTGTCGCAGATCGCTGGCCGCACCTGAAGGGAAGGCCGTACTACAACGCCGGCCTGCTGTGGGCCCACGTCGCCGACCTGCCCCGGGTACGCCGCGGAGTCGGTCACGCACTGGTTCGGCAACGTCGGCACATCCACCACAACGACCAGGACGCCCTGAACCTCTGGCTCCTCCACGCCGGCCGCGTTCGACCGGTCGGTCCCGGCTACAACCGCTTCGAGCTCGGCCGGTTCCTCGAACGCGGCAACTGGGCCCGTCGCGTTGTCGCCCGCTCTCCGCGCCCCGACGCCGCCGCACCCCTCGTCCACTTCGTGGGTCCCGAGAAGCCGTGGCAGGCCGCCTGCCCCGGCACCGAGGAAGTCCGGGAGTACCGCGCGCACCTGCGACGGACCATGCGTCATGTCCGCGCCCTGGGCTCCACCCACGCCGAGCAACCGGAGCTCCGATGA
- a CDS encoding helix-turn-helix domain-containing protein has protein sequence MQWSEYTTAERLKTLRSGMTQEQLAEAAEVSVGVVRKLERGGTASLPSLLVIASALGTDIAVLLGQQAPRRSMDRDERAALRTLSAATHDAAIGIPANTEPGTVAELRGVIQHADAAYWAGRYTELGTLLAALLPEARARYDAAGTDDRGVAAGVLSDAFQTAGMAANVWGSRDLAYAALTYGRQIAVQAGDDLREAHLAATTAWVNLRDGRTAQGFALATAQADRIEPRMSEHDPDRLSVYGQLVANAAVAASRGGASADTAREYLSQAHAVGARLGGEYARGGHAQPYGPLYAATQAMSIAVALGDTAGALRLMDTVRLDETVPLATRARYGLDVALTHVECRRWDRAADTLEAVCTMAPGWVQHQMLPGVIISRLAGVSVGRLRGLAHAAGVPLGVR, from the coding sequence ATGCAATGGTCGGAATACACCACCGCCGAACGCCTCAAGACCCTCCGCAGCGGGATGACGCAAGAGCAGTTGGCGGAGGCCGCCGAGGTATCGGTCGGTGTCGTACGGAAGTTGGAGCGCGGCGGTACTGCTTCTCTGCCTTCCCTGCTGGTCATCGCTTCCGCGCTCGGTACCGACATCGCCGTACTCCTCGGGCAGCAGGCACCGCGCCGCTCGATGGACCGTGACGAGCGGGCGGCCCTGCGTACTCTCTCGGCAGCCACGCACGACGCCGCGATCGGCATCCCCGCCAACACCGAGCCGGGCACCGTCGCCGAGTTGCGCGGCGTCATCCAGCACGCGGACGCCGCCTACTGGGCAGGCCGGTACACCGAACTCGGCACCCTGCTGGCTGCCCTGCTGCCGGAGGCCCGTGCCCGGTACGACGCCGCCGGCACCGACGACAGAGGAGTCGCGGCCGGCGTACTGTCTGACGCCTTCCAGACTGCGGGCATGGCCGCGAACGTCTGGGGTTCGCGGGACCTTGCCTACGCCGCCCTCACCTACGGGCGGCAGATCGCGGTCCAGGCCGGGGATGACCTGCGCGAGGCGCATCTCGCCGCCACGACGGCATGGGTGAACCTCCGGGACGGGCGTACGGCGCAGGGCTTCGCGCTCGCCACCGCCCAAGCCGACCGGATCGAGCCAAGGATGTCCGAGCACGACCCCGACCGGCTGTCCGTATACGGGCAGCTCGTCGCCAATGCCGCCGTGGCCGCCTCCCGGGGAGGGGCCTCTGCCGATACGGCGCGCGAGTACCTCTCCCAGGCCCACGCGGTCGGCGCCCGCCTTGGCGGTGAGTACGCACGCGGCGGCCATGCCCAGCCGTACGGCCCGCTGTACGCCGCCACCCAGGCCATGAGCATTGCCGTCGCCCTGGGCGATACGGCGGGAGCACTGCGGCTCATGGACACCGTCAGGCTGGACGAGACGGTACCGCTCGCGACGCGCGCCCGCTACGGACTCGATGTCGCCCTGACCCATGTGGAGTGCCGCCGGTGGGATCGGGCGGCCGACACCCTGGAGGCGGTCTGCACCATGGCGCCGGGGTGGGTGCAGCACCAGATGTTGCCCGGAGTGATCATCTCGCGGCTGGCGGGTGTGTCCGTGGGCCGACTTCGCGGGCTCGCGCACGCGGCCGGCGTCCCGCTGGGCGTGCGCTGA
- a CDS encoding HAD-IA family hydrolase, translating into MPQPTGTAHHHTPRGLILDFAGVLTGDPRPVHRTWCESEGLLAEAWRATLNDHPEGRRLYTALEIGQISQAEWNEGTAALLGTHVNADNLMGRAWAKVPAAQRMAALARAAKDAGYRLALLSNSFGLEPFNPYEQAGIWDLFDVHVISEVVGLAKPDPAIFQLTLDRLGLPGPACVFVDDHPVNLPPAEALGITTVLATTEDQSVAELERLLGVSAILPV; encoded by the coding sequence ATGCCGCAACCCACGGGCACCGCCCACCACCACACCCCACGCGGGCTCATCCTGGACTTCGCCGGGGTACTGACCGGTGATCCACGTCCCGTACACCGCACCTGGTGCGAGTCGGAAGGGCTCCTCGCGGAAGCCTGGCGGGCGACCCTCAACGACCATCCCGAGGGCCGACGGCTGTACACGGCCCTGGAGATCGGGCAGATCAGCCAGGCCGAATGGAACGAGGGAACCGCCGCCCTGCTCGGCACGCACGTGAACGCCGACAACCTGATGGGGCGGGCCTGGGCGAAAGTACCAGCGGCCCAGCGGATGGCAGCGCTCGCCCGCGCCGCAAAGGATGCGGGGTACCGGTTGGCGCTCCTGTCGAACAGCTTCGGGCTGGAGCCGTTCAACCCGTACGAGCAGGCTGGCATTTGGGACCTTTTCGACGTCCACGTGATCTCGGAAGTGGTCGGTCTGGCGAAGCCGGACCCGGCCATCTTCCAGCTCACCCTGGACCGCCTCGGCCTGCCGGGCCCGGCCTGCGTTTTCGTCGACGACCACCCGGTCAATCTTCCGCCCGCCGAGGCCCTCGGCATCACCACCGTCCTCGCAACCACAGAGGACCAGTCGGTCGCCGAGCTGGAGCGCCTGCTCGGAGTGAGCGCGATCCTCCCGGTGTAG
- a CDS encoding IS982 family transposase, which produces MTNNLDALLTALYVKIDDEIGGTRWLGRPPQLTDSELVCLAVAQALLGFTSESRWLRFVDSRLGRMFPYVPRQPGWNKRLRAALPLVRKAIRLLAVDTDFWFDNHWIVDSTPVECGRSRPTVKRSDMAGWAGYGYCASHSRFFWGLRLFLVCTPAGMPILWALATPKMDEREVLTAMLDREPETVTNRPGLLVISDKGFAAKEFEADLALRGAELLRPSFKREKKRKGESLLKSVRQLIESVNDTLKGQLDLEQHGGRTFEGVAVRVAQRVLAMAAAIWHNHKTGQPVLRSLIAYDH; this is translated from the coding sequence GTGACGAACAACCTGGACGCCCTGCTGACCGCACTGTACGTGAAGATCGACGACGAGATCGGGGGTACCCGGTGGCTGGGCCGACCGCCGCAGCTGACGGATTCCGAGCTTGTCTGCCTCGCTGTCGCGCAGGCGCTGCTGGGCTTCACTTCAGAGTCGCGGTGGCTGCGGTTCGTGGACTCCCGCTTGGGCCGGATGTTCCCGTACGTGCCCAGGCAGCCGGGCTGGAACAAGCGGCTCAGAGCCGCGTTGCCACTGGTCAGGAAGGCGATACGGCTGCTGGCCGTCGATACGGACTTCTGGTTCGACAACCACTGGATCGTCGACTCCACGCCGGTGGAGTGTGGCCGCTCGCGTCCGACGGTCAAGCGGTCGGACATGGCCGGCTGGGCCGGATACGGGTACTGCGCCTCGCACTCCCGGTTCTTCTGGGGCCTGCGCCTGTTCCTGGTGTGCACCCCGGCCGGGATGCCGATCCTGTGGGCGCTGGCGACCCCGAAGATGGACGAGCGCGAGGTACTGACCGCGATGCTCGACCGCGAACCCGAGACAGTCACGAACCGGCCGGGGCTGCTGGTGATCTCCGACAAGGGTTTCGCCGCCAAGGAGTTCGAGGCCGATTTGGCCTTGAGGGGTGCCGAGTTGCTGCGGCCGTCGTTCAAGCGCGAGAAGAAACGCAAGGGCGAGAGTCTCCTGAAATCAGTGCGGCAACTGATCGAGTCGGTCAACGACACCCTCAAAGGCCAGCTCGACCTGGAACAGCACGGCGGCCGGACCTTCGAGGGCGTCGCAGTCCGCGTCGCTCAGCGCGTCCTCGCGATGGCCGCCGCGATCTGGCACAACCACAAGACCGGCCAGCCCGTCCTGCGATCCCTGATCGCCTATGACCACTGA
- a CDS encoding tyrosine-type recombinase/integrase, with amino-acid sequence MVWTPEHTGLFLDHVAEDRLYALLHLIAFRGLRRGEACGQRWTDTHLDAGLITVAKQLVVNGWEVYEDDPKTDAGARTIALDSYTVRALKRHRKRQDRDRADWGSAWAESGRVFTRENGELLHPANVTGRLIELYEEIGLPPVRLHDLRHGAATLAHAAGASFPEADLTIAEAAARLVP; translated from the coding sequence ATGGTCTGGACTCCGGAGCACACCGGCCTCTTCCTGGACCACGTCGCGGAAGACCGCCTCTACGCGCTGCTCCACCTGATCGCGTTCCGTGGCCTTCGACGCGGTGAGGCGTGTGGTCAGCGCTGGACCGACACCCACCTGGACGCGGGTCTCATCACCGTCGCCAAGCAACTCGTGGTGAACGGCTGGGAGGTCTATGAGGACGACCCCAAGACGGACGCCGGCGCGCGCACCATCGCGCTGGACTCCTACACGGTCCGAGCCCTGAAACGGCACCGCAAACGGCAGGACAGAGACCGCGCGGACTGGGGGAGCGCATGGGCGGAAAGCGGCAGGGTCTTCACCCGCGAGAACGGTGAACTGCTCCACCCGGCCAACGTCACCGGGCGGTTGATCGAGTTGTACGAGGAAATCGGTCTCCCGCCGGTCCGGCTTCACGACCTCCGCCACGGCGCGGCAACGCTTGCGCACGCGGCCGGGGCCAGCTTTCCTGAAGCGGATCTGACGATCGCCGAGGCCGCAGCCCGGCTTGTGCCGTGA
- a CDS encoding dihydroorotase, with translation MNGPPADGSAGTTILRGVRPLGGAPRDVTVRGSRIAAVTAPGNGDGTSAADATTADCDGLIMLPALVDLHTHLREPGDAASETIASGTRAAAHGGYSDVLAMANCVPVTDTPERVRHIIERAARTASCRVHPVGAVTGGLAGRHLAPLDAMAAAGALMFSDDGVCVDDPRLLLRALEAARRTGTLVAQHAQCPRLVERGQVNAGAAAQATGLPPWPATGEETIVARDVVLAGATGGRLHICHVSTAGTVEIVRWAKSRGWPVTAEVTPHHLLLTDLMTREADPLHKVNPPLRSAEDVAALRAALRDGTIDAVATDHAPHTASSKDNHWCEAPFGMLGLETALPVVAEALGAGGDPDWGLVARVMSTRPARIAGLADVAGRPLLAGEPATFTLVDPRADWRVDRTESVSASDNTPFHGMTFRHRVVATMVEGRVTVDIDRRLAFPTAANDSPPAPRPTG, from the coding sequence GTGAACGGCCCCCCGGCCGACGGCTCCGCGGGCACGACGATCCTGCGGGGGGTCCGGCCCCTCGGCGGCGCACCCCGGGACGTGACCGTACGGGGCAGCCGGATCGCCGCCGTGACGGCCCCCGGGAACGGGGACGGCACCAGTGCCGCGGACGCGACGACAGCCGACTGCGACGGGCTGATCATGCTGCCGGCCTTGGTGGACCTCCATACCCACCTGCGCGAGCCCGGTGACGCCGCCTCGGAGACCATCGCGAGCGGCACCAGGGCGGCAGCGCACGGCGGGTACTCCGACGTGCTCGCCATGGCCAACTGCGTGCCGGTGACCGACACCCCCGAGCGGGTACGGCACATCATCGAGCGGGCGGCGCGAACGGCGTCCTGCCGGGTGCACCCGGTGGGGGCCGTCACCGGCGGGCTCGCCGGCCGTCACCTCGCACCCCTCGACGCCATGGCGGCGGCCGGCGCCCTGATGTTCTCCGACGACGGCGTATGTGTCGACGACCCCAGGCTCCTGCTGCGGGCGCTGGAGGCGGCCCGCCGCACCGGAACCCTCGTCGCCCAACACGCCCAGTGCCCGCGTCTCGTCGAGCGAGGCCAGGTCAACGCCGGCGCGGCAGCGCAGGCCACAGGACTGCCGCCCTGGCCGGCGACGGGCGAGGAGACGATCGTCGCGCGTGACGTGGTTCTCGCCGGGGCCACCGGCGGACGCCTGCACATCTGTCACGTCTCCACAGCGGGGACCGTCGAGATCGTCAGGTGGGCCAAGTCGCGCGGCTGGCCCGTAACAGCCGAAGTGACCCCCCACCATCTGCTGCTCACCGATCTCATGACGCGCGAAGCCGACCCCCTGCACAAGGTGAACCCGCCCCTGCGCAGCGCCGAGGACGTGGCGGCGCTGCGCGCGGCCCTGCGTGACGGAACCATCGACGCCGTCGCCACCGACCACGCCCCGCACACCGCGTCGAGCAAGGACAACCACTGGTGCGAGGCGCCCTTCGGCATGCTGGGCCTGGAGACCGCGCTCCCCGTGGTCGCGGAGGCCCTGGGCGCCGGGGGCGACCCGGACTGGGGCCTCGTGGCCAGGGTGATGTCCACACGTCCCGCCCGTATCGCGGGACTCGCCGACGTGGCGGGCCGCCCGTTGCTCGCGGGGGAACCCGCGACGTTCACCCTGGTGGACCCCCGGGCCGACTGGCGGGTGGACCGGACCGAGTCGGTCAGCGCGTCGGACAACACCCCTTTTCACGGCATGACGTTCCGCCATCGCGTCGTCGCGACCATGGTCGAGGGCCGCGTCACCGTCGACATCGACCGCAGACTGGCCTTCCCCACGGCCGCGAACGACAGCCCACCGGCGCCGAGGCCCACCGGTTGA
- a CDS encoding iron-sulfur cluster-binding protein: MNTLDTDAGIPVRDSVTPLPGAGTDRPAATWHRAQVIASTPHGRGHHFLRLEAPSIARTCQAGQFVMLTAARGEHTGPVLPRPMAVYARNPQAGTLDILLGVVGDGTRRLASFRPGERMLVVGPLGQGFRITRGTGRVLLVGRGIGTCSLTTVAQECAGTEVEIVAVASGRSADRVVGADVYRAAGVTRLHEVTDDTGSSDVTRLRDMLTADLDQAPPQQIMTCGSERLARLCEELGRRWAADVQVSLEAHMACGLGYCHGCATGTRSGPEESPLICADGPVFRLTHPDTDR; encoded by the coding sequence ATGAACACCCTCGACACGGACGCCGGCATACCGGTCCGGGACAGCGTGACACCGCTGCCCGGGGCCGGGACCGACCGGCCCGCCGCGACCTGGCACCGTGCCCAGGTCATCGCCTCCACGCCGCACGGACGTGGCCACCACTTCCTGCGCCTGGAAGCACCGAGTATCGCCCGGACGTGCCAGGCAGGACAGTTCGTGATGCTGACCGCCGCCCGGGGCGAGCACACGGGTCCCGTCCTGCCCCGCCCCATGGCCGTATACGCCCGGAATCCGCAGGCCGGCACCCTCGACATCCTTCTCGGAGTGGTCGGTGACGGCACCCGTCGCCTGGCCTCCTTCCGACCGGGCGAGCGAATGCTGGTCGTGGGACCGCTGGGCCAGGGATTCCGGATCACCCGGGGAACGGGGCGCGTCCTTCTGGTCGGACGGGGCATCGGCACCTGTTCGCTGACCACCGTCGCCCAGGAGTGCGCCGGGACCGAGGTCGAGATCGTCGCCGTGGCCAGCGGCAGAAGCGCGGACAGAGTCGTAGGAGCGGACGTCTACCGGGCTGCCGGTGTGACACGACTGCACGAGGTCACCGACGACACCGGCAGCAGCGACGTGACCCGGCTCCGGGACATGCTGACCGCGGACCTCGATCAGGCCCCTCCACAGCAGATCATGACGTGCGGTTCGGAGCGGCTGGCCCGGCTCTGCGAGGAACTCGGCCGACGCTGGGCGGCGGACGTCCAGGTATCGCTGGAAGCCCACATGGCCTGCGGCCTCGGGTACTGCCACGGCTGCGCCACCGGGACCAGGAGCGGCCCCGAGGAGTCCCCGCTGATCTGCGCGGACGGACCGGTCTTCCGCCTCACCCACCCGGACACGGACAGGTGA
- a CDS encoding Zn-dependent hydrolase, which produces MTAPTLAALRRADADRLQTHLDTFAGMSEPGRGPGVTRLAYTPLERQAHDVYAAHMRALGLDVRTDTAGNTLAELPGTTPGLPGLGTGSHLDSVPGAGAYDGIAGVVAAMEVARLFVSAGIRLTRPVRFVAFAAEEGARFGQACTGSRIAAGLTGPVDLKTKQDAEGVSLAQAMTAVGLDPNDTEAARWRGEDWAAFLELHIEQGSLLESESVPVGLVDLISGSTRLRLDLTGRASHTGGTPMRMRADAMAAAAEVILMIETLANDSRHHGTRATVGRMDVSPGSLTTIAGNAEVYVDVRDIDNDRQRLTAAEIVEGAQRVCSRRGIGCESRLLADASPVILPRWLRDTVAEAATEAGIAHRVMPSGASHDAQMINRVVPTGMIFVPSHNGGVSHSPEELTFPAELAVGTDILASGLLRLDARLSAQEAPAA; this is translated from the coding sequence ATGACCGCACCGACGCTCGCCGCTCTCCGTCGCGCCGACGCGGACCGGCTCCAAACGCACTTGGACACCTTCGCCGGAATGTCGGAGCCCGGCAGAGGCCCAGGCGTCACCCGGCTGGCCTACACCCCACTGGAGCGCCAGGCCCACGACGTGTACGCGGCGCACATGCGTGCGCTCGGCCTGGACGTGCGTACGGACACAGCCGGCAACACGCTCGCCGAACTTCCCGGCACGACCCCCGGACTGCCGGGTCTGGGCACCGGCTCCCATCTCGACAGCGTGCCGGGCGCCGGCGCGTACGACGGCATAGCCGGTGTGGTCGCGGCGATGGAGGTGGCACGGCTGTTCGTCTCGGCTGGGATCCGGCTCACCCGGCCGGTCCGCTTCGTGGCGTTCGCCGCCGAGGAGGGAGCCCGCTTCGGACAGGCGTGCACGGGCAGCCGGATCGCCGCGGGACTGACCGGCCCAGTCGACCTGAAGACCAAGCAGGACGCCGAGGGCGTATCGCTGGCGCAGGCCATGACAGCCGTCGGCCTCGACCCGAACGACACCGAGGCGGCCCGCTGGCGCGGCGAGGACTGGGCCGCCTTCCTGGAACTGCACATCGAGCAGGGCTCCCTGCTGGAGTCCGAGTCCGTTCCCGTCGGACTCGTCGACCTGATCTCGGGCAGTACCCGGCTGCGCCTCGATCTCACCGGACGGGCCTCGCACACCGGGGGAACCCCGATGCGGATGAGGGCCGACGCGATGGCCGCGGCGGCGGAGGTCATCCTGATGATCGAGACCCTTGCCAACGACAGCCGCCATCACGGCACCCGTGCGACCGTCGGACGCATGGATGTCTCCCCCGGGTCCCTCACCACGATCGCCGGGAACGCCGAGGTGTATGTCGACGTCCGGGACATCGACAACGACCGACAGCGGCTGACCGCGGCGGAGATCGTCGAAGGTGCACAGCGCGTCTGCTCCCGGCGCGGGATCGGGTGCGAATCCCGGCTGCTGGCCGACGCCTCCCCCGTCATCCTCCCCAGATGGCTCCGGGACACCGTCGCCGAGGCCGCGACGGAGGCCGGGATCGCGCACCGGGTGATGCCCAGCGGGGCCAGCCACGACGCACAGATGATCAACCGTGTGGTGCCCACCGGCATGATCTTCGTCCCCAGTCACAACGGCGGGGTCAGCCACAGTCCCGAGGAGCTGACCTTTCCGGCCGAACTCGCCGTCGGCACCGACATCCTGGCTTCGGGTCTCCTGCGGCTCGATGCCCGGCTGTCCGCACAGGAGGCCCCAGCCGCATGA